gtctccttatcatccaacatatttgcttatccaacgttctgctggcccgttaatgttggataagcgagactctactgtatccagaaatatctggtgctgtaaccgatatatcatttaccgtcccggaatactagccagatggcccatgaatggtcacaaaagtcatagaaatatggtcacagaagtcatggaataatagaaacatggtccctaaagtcatagactcaaagaaacaagtaacagaatcatcccaaaagtcctagaatcctaaaatgatagaatcatagagtcatggcgccaaacatcatagaatcataaaggtagaagagaccatccagtccaatgctattctgccatgcaaaagcaatataacactcttgcaggcttcatcattactggatccgtccttcaggactttggcaaacgttggatgtgcaatgttgctatttcatccaaggcagaaattcaactcattcttggatggacaaacagaaccacaactgctaacgttccattaaggcagtgtttctcaacctgtggatctccaggtgtttttacctacaagtcccagaaatcccagccattttaccagctgttaggatttctgggagttgaaggccaaaacatctggggacccacaagtcgagaaccactgcctcaagggagaaactgtggcattacctccgaagttaaaaaattggaaaaaccaaactcttccttgaaaagctgtgattgtctagacatgtgggggttaaatctagggcaaaggagtgtaaaaatagatgggagggtccaatgtgaaaggtttggaacccctccccttatatataaaacaaagactccgcctccaatatgtggcattcagtgtgtgtccacaccagggtagaattggcaccatgctctccagatcagccatgcacgtgccacattatgccccttccatgttcagggagtttgacagatggaagggctatctgagccttgcgaaagtggttacggagatcatcgcggaacgcaagaaggtcccatttccatctcagagtttggacacaatggagtacgacatgcagctagtcctcaacgaggacaactttgaaacagcatcacaatgggttaatggaagcagttccagcagcaagagctccaaaggtagtgccaatggccaggcttcccaaaacaaggagatttgcaatttctgcaaacacaacggggaatccaagcaggtctattcgtcccaccggctgaaggggatggacggcaccgtggagtgccccatcttgcgcaaatacacctgtccgctctgcggtgccacgggcgaaaaggcccatactttaaaatactgcccactgagccaagggaagaggtcgctgtatcgcaagtgcggacgtaactcggctggacgcaaggtaaggagataagaagatcaggagaagaccgaagcatttattcttagttttagtttgactttgtaaaagaacaacatttgatttcgagcatcattaacactctttacatttcctcccactttgtttcaggtttggagaatggaagcccaattctcttagactacatttgtgagtccagaaatgtttttttatgtatattgttgccttctttcacatttgttgtacctaggttaattatattgtgtttcttttagatgtgtcagttgcctagtgtgatgattcatgggccctgcagtcctattcctgacagtattgtggcagatgaggaggaaaatatggagttttccccagatttccggtcggagtcagagccttggcagctgcctgaagttctagtccaagaaccaattaaacctgaccttggtgggaactctcccccttatgggagaaaacaggcttacacgactgatagaggatcgagagaaaaatttagaagtagtgctcgccttgctgccaaatatgccactgattagaagtatttcccctgagaaaatatggggagtcttgcacctgcaagctggtttccttcgctccctgttctctagggaaagtgattgttgtttggggaaacgagacccaatatagggaaattgcgcgaaggattccttgcggagtcaattcgtcagctcctggagagaggtcatgtgtgtgtggacttcgaatcctgttccttgcctcctgaatctagttccaagccttgtcctcgtctcacggatttaccacagatcttgttccatgcttcaagttgctttgcctttagccacagctccagccacgttccaagtaactttcagccttgtgtcaagcttcattggattcaagactttttctgttttcccaacgctttgcttggcaaagcgtgtgttgcggttattggattataatctttggactctaatatttcatattggacaataatctgctggactatatttggcctcatttgaaaggtctgcttctgaactttattctacacttgtttttattgactttatatattcctttaataaagatattagatagaatctggcctcagtgtatggttattggtgcccagcagcctagatcctgacaccttgtatcatgcttttttatacatataatcatgttttttacatatgtaatatcacgttcctttgacatctgtaattgccttatatcatattttatattgtgttttatatatgcagttactttacatgtttcttttatgtttggatgtataatttttacatgtttaattatattatttgcaactataattgcctaatatcatgcttcttttatatatgcaatgacatcatgtttatttaacgtatataagtgccttatatcatgtccgggttatcatgtgtgtctccagagggatgcagccctatcctttgcagggaaaatatagaaatatcttctaaatggctactgtctagaattttgttttgtaaagaaaggaaaagtttatatgctattggaaagaaagatactattttatgtttaaattttggaaaggaatagaattggttattattactgtggtctaaccttcaattgtttgcaagttgttctaaagtttggatcgtagagtttaataaacagagtttatggttttggcatcaaaactgttcatgttgtgcttaaatgggattgaattttctttaatttgtggcccataataggctggttataagcctgatctggaaggcagccaaggcaaagaccattgagctgctgaacttgcagactgaaaggtcccaggttcaaatcccgggagcagagtgagcgcccgctgttagctccagcttctgccaacctagcagcttgaaaacatgccaatgtgagtagatgaataggtaccgctgtggcgggaaggtaatggcactccatgtagtcatgccgaccacatgaccttggaggtgtctatggacaacactggctcttggggttagaaatggaggtgagcacaacccccagagtcagacatgactgaacttaacgtcaagggatacctttacacacacacacatgcagggactacaccaatttaacaaagtttcagccacaaaaacaaagtttctaaagtagagcaatgactttcacagtaaagacaacccaatttaacaggaaataagactttcaaaccaggaacagatttctgcaattattaaaaaatggttcattataaaagctatgaaaatttgccaaaaatcagaggataagggaaacgttccacattttggtgagctatcagtgttaaatgtgttctaccactgtaccaagtttgaagaagatcactcaaaaaatgagggcgggagagccccctaagtcccccccccttcgggctgtttttgggccaccgcgcatgcgcgtccgccattaacgaattaatttcgaaaataacgaattttcgttaatttcgaaaaattttgggggccaaattcgttattagcaacaaaaacgaaaaactgccccctctagttttgaaacgagtttagaatcaaatttttcatggatcgatcaagcctactatttaCCTATACAACACAGGAGAGAAAGTGAGATACTGCTGGCCTGTTGTACCCACAGGCTCATGATCTGTGGATTAAAACCacagcagattccaacatacaaaatatacaataatGTACCTGTAGTAAAGTAATTTTGCCCAACACATTTGCAGTGCTAAAGAGGTTTGCAGAAAAGGTTGGATGCAATCACAGTTACAAATGGCATAGGGCGGTAGTGGAGGAGGTATGCATTTTTCAGGTTTTCTTGCCTCTAGAGAACCTTCTACAGGGGCATGGCCACTGGCAGTGGCAGTCCAGCTCTTTTGTTCATGAACAACTGAGCAGGAAGACAACTACTGTTGAAAATCATCATATCCCTGTGGAAGCTGCTTGCTCCTGTTATTGACGGTAATCTACCAAGCAACAGCACTGTCAATCCCACCAATTGCCATGTCCCTGTGGAAGCTGTTCGTCACCCTGTGCTGAGTATCAAGGGCTTTCCACTGCCTCcactgctgccctacagactttTAAATAGAGACTTGTAGATTAGCATTTTTTGTATCTGTGTGAGGTCCAATCCCGTGCAGATACCTAGGGCCCACTCTAAAACCTATTCTTTCTTTGTCATTAcaatgaagcaacattttttaaaaatttcaatgaGTGATAgtaatttattttcatatttcataTGTCCTGACAAATTAACATTGTGCCATGTGCTGAGATATTACTATTAAGACGCATAAAATATGACACACCACACAAATGACATGATATTTATAACATTACAATTCACCTACCTGTTGAACCAGCTGGACTTTATTATATGAAATTTTATGTCATGATAAAATTGTGAGTCCTTAAGTGTGACATTCGTCTCTGTTGATTTTGCTACAACAGACACAGTGATTCttttaggctgcatctacactgtagaatcaatataGTTCACCCCCACTTTAACTgttctggctcaatgctatggaatcatgggagttgtgcttTGATCAGGCATCAATAATATTAGGTAGTGTTGTGCACAGATTCTGAGTGGTTGGTTCCCTTCAGCCAGTCTGGCTTGTTTGACTTGGCCAGATGGCCGTAATGGTAAGGGCCCAGCCGTCACATTTTTCGTCTATTACGGGACCACTTGGCAGCggatcatggctcctcctcccctattcaacATCACACGGTGTGCAAACATGCTGCCACATGCTGCTcaaatggggtttccctgtgagtcctgcctgttgggccaatctgaATAAAAGAACACTGTGAGGATCTTACACACTGCTTCTTTAACCCCATTGCTCAACCCCACACTTCCTTGAAGGCAAGAaatgaaagggtcccaggaaagaTGCTTCCTTAACTCCATTcatcaaacccagactcccttgaaggcaagaaagaaaagggtcccaggaagtgTGCTTGCTTAACCCTGTTGCTCAAACTCAGACTCCcttgaaggcaagaaaggaaagggtccaaGGAAGAATGCTGCCTTAATCAtgttgctcaaacccagactcccttgaaaggaaaggatcccaggagcAGAAAGGGTAGCCTTGCATGTTCCCCATTGTCACCAAttggccagatcttcctggatctttcagcTGTCTAGCCAAAAATAGATATTTCCATTAGCCAATTttcgggaggctcctgaaaaacggATCTGGGTGCCCAACGAAATTTGGATACAAAAACCGGATTGCCTCCCAGCCGAATTGCAAAAGAATAATATTTGGAatggctaaagactttgcaaaactccgacttccatgatttcatagcactgagctatgaatcaaagtgaagtcaaactgcatttatgttGACTATACAAATGCATTCCCAAAAATCTATATATTTGGAATTTATGAAGAACTCAGTTGAGACATATTTGGTTAGAGATTGTTAGACATGTCAGGTTTTGCACTATGGCAAAGGATTTATCTTTTACTTTTTTCCATTTGATCACTTCTGACATCTCACAAACTGTCTTTGAAAACTGCCTGACATTTTTAAAGAATCTTGCCAAAGAAACAAAAGGAGGCTGCTgcgaaaaataaagcccagcctCTGCCTTTGTTTTTACTATTTTCGTGTCACTAATAAAAAACACTGAAGTTACTgaaatatgttttgttttcatgAAACAATGAAAACAGAAATCTGTTCTCAGTCAATTTGCCAAGCGGTTTCATTGTCATTCTGCTCTATGCTGTTACACTTGACAGAGCAGCATTGGGAGAAGCTTATGGATCACAGCATCTGGATTATTCAATACAAATATGTATTGGGCGTTTAAAAATCATTTATACATTTTAAGTTGACAAGTCATTATTTTACCTTTCCGCAGTTGTATATTTAGCCGCTTGCCAATCCGTTTGGTGTTATAGCCAATATTTGAAGCAGAAGCAGTGGCAACTTTTTGCGGTGATGGTGATGGCGATGGGCCTAAAGGTGGTTTTCCTGATGAATTCACATGCTGAGGTAGTTGTGAGTAAGAGTCCAGTTGATCTACATGATCACTCACTCGGGGTATTCTTTGCAATGTGTGAACTCCAGTGTGGTTAATACTTTTACTGTCAATATACTGGGAATCAGGGCTCAAGCGGGTGGAGTAATGAGTGTTTTTCTCACTTTGTGACAACTGCTCATACTGCTCTTTCTTTGCCGCTGGAACCACATGGAACCAAATAATGGGAGTACGCATGGCTTGACGGAACATATGCTGTGCTCTAGGtttaaaaatgaatagaaaaTTAGCAAATTAAGAGTGGCAGACTAGAAGACATTATAAGCATAATTACTGATGTTAATTAGGCATCATGAAATGACAGACATATTGTTGAAACTGAACTGGAAACTGAAAAGGCAGATTTTCTTTAAGGAATTTGTaaagaagtgttttttttttctgaaggatTGTACATTCATTGGGAGCGAATTTTTCTGTACTTTTCCAGTATATGTATACTTAAAAGAAATCActgcactgtttttaaattattgtagcAGTATTAAACTTTGCTCCATTTTTCAAACATTTGATAACATAAAACAGAACATTTTAGGGCATGATAAGTTATTTTACAATGTCTCTAATTATCACGTCCAAAACAATGCAATGTCTagtttgcatttttatttctgtCCCAATGCATCAGGGTCATTCAATAATCCCCTAAAATGTAAAGCTAGACTACAAATTGTACAAATGTGTCACAACAGGTTCATGTGGTCACTCATGGTTCCTTTGACTGAAGCCTTTCCCATTTCATACAGTGTTGAGGACAACATTGGTTATCCATATTAGCAGAATTTGGAGACTCTACTAGGACTTCAGTATAAGCTCCACTATATTCAAGGAAGTTTTTGGATTGAGATTACTTGCAAGTGCAACAGTGTCAGAAATACTTTAATTTAGATTGATCACAGACAGCATCAAAAATAAATTTCAGCATTAGATATAAACTATGCAAACCCTTCGGAGAACTGCAGGAATTTTTAACCTTTACATTCAGTATAATTGACAAATTCAAGTGAATTAAGGGTACATCTCTGGAAAGGAGGACTGAGGGAACTGCATCCCTAAAAAATTCTCCCCCCAAAATGAAACTTTCCAACAgtcccctaaagcagtggttcacaaccgttggtcctcctggtgttttgaacttcagctcccacaattcctaacagctcgtaagatggctgggatttctgggaattgaagtccaaaacacttggaaaacTACTGCCCTAGAACATAAAATTTCTTGTTATCTTGGTAATTATGCCTGCTCCCTTTCTTTGGATACCCAAACTGTAGTTCTCCATTCTTAATTGAGGTTTTAAGTTAACACATTGTTAAAAATGTGGCTACTGCAGGAAAATTTCATGAAGAGGGGCAGAATTTTTATTTGGATGGACAGTGCGCTCCATTTTGCCCCTCTCTCCATAACTTTGCCCTTGAGGAAAGGTTGAGAATAgtttgctatttttaaaaccttGCTATGCAAATATTTAAAATCTTACTAACGTTTTCATAGAAGTTTCGGGATTTGTATGCAAAAGTGTATTTCTTATGacaaattatatattttgtttgcaAAATAATAAACATGATAGTTTCCATAGATGTGAGAAGTGCTTCTCTGACTATAAACAAGCCAAATCACTCAAGATAATTGGGGATAGGGAGGGTTGGGAGAAAAATGAACCTATAACTATTAGAAAACAAAGTATAAATGATCAGAAAAAAGATATGTAATGGCAGTTGTTATCTTGCAATTTTGTAGACTGAGTAATTAAAGAAATGCTCAAATGATCTACAAACATTTTCCTCTTTACAGAAAGAACTCATTTTGGCAATTTTGCTCTAAAACATTTAACCCAGCCCCAAATTACTTCCATGTGTGATAGTTAAAGGTTAAGAAGAGCAATAATAAGCTGTAAATGTGCACTTACTGTTCGAATCTTAGATTGCGAAGATCCCCATCATTTATTTTGACAATACAATCATTTTCATGAAAGAGGTGTTCTTGTTCAGCTTTTCCACCTTTCTCCAACCGCTTTACTAACAATCCCAAAGTTCTGTAACATAGGAAATTGTATTTTGTTACTATGCATGCAATAATTGTATGTTACTACTGTACTTTGTGAGCAAGGGTGCATAACATGTTTTGAATAAacataaaactatatacaaaagtGCTGCCATTATCTTATTTGCCCCTTATGTTCCTTCATCTCAGGCATAATAAAGTGCTTAAAGATAAGACTCACATGATTATGTTTTTGCTAAATGAACTCAGTTGTTGTATTCCCATAGGAAACAATGGACCTTCAACTCACAGCTGAATTTTTTCCATCTATTTCAACAGGCCTCAAAGTGCAATTAATATGCTatgcaatcctatgcatgtttgTTCAGAAATAAGACCAGAGCCACTACATTGGGACTCCTAGCTTAATCTGAACACACAATATTTGAATGCAATAATGCTGCATAACAggaatcctcaaactttttaagccgagggccagttcacggtccctcagacaagTTGCGTGGCTagactgtagtttgaaaaaaataaacaaattcctgtgcatactgcacatatcttatttgtagtgcaaaaaacccaaaaacatgaaagaacaatacaatatataaaacaaagaataattttaacaacataaacttaccagtatttcaatgggaagtgtgggcctgcttttgactgatgagttAATCAAGTttattaggattgctgttgttgtgtgccttcaactcatttccgACTTAGGGCAATCCTAAGTCTGAAGGTTAGGGTGGGAGcctggtaaatgaccttggagggctgcatccagcccacggtccttagtttggggacccctgaagtaTTAGATGGTGGACTAGAATTTACATGTGAGCCATGACACTGCCCGAGAAAAGCTACAACTAGTGGCACCAAAATAAGCTGCTATCTTTATTTACACATGAGAGTGGGGAAAGGAAGTAGCGAGAATAAAGAGGGTGAACAATGAAGGGGAAGCATAAAAGATGAACATTTGGTTCCATGTTGAAGTCTGTAATTAAGTATAGTGGCTATTGCCTTATCCATTCTAAAAACTAATGACTGTAAACCTGCTTAGGAGTTACAAACCAATGCATTCATAACTATTTGGTAGTCATGATCTCTATATATTCTCTAATTAAGGAAACATGTAGGGTCTATGAAATTTCACCAATCTCCAACCTTTGCAATCAATGAAGCAGCCTTTGCAATCAATGGGGTCCATTCCCCAGTCACCTGGGAAATGACAGGTTGATGTTCCCACCTTTATTCATGCAAGCAATCTCCAAAGCAAGGGAGAATTGCAATGGGAACCCTGTTTTTGCCTGTTATGAAAAGAATCTCTCATAAGAGACTGTAGAAACATTAGTCAGTTGCTTCTTGAatgacagaatagaaccttgtcaACTAATACTGCTGCTTTCTGACAAATTGTGATTGGAAGGATAGTGCAAGGAACCACTGCATAGCCATGTTAGAGATTCATAACtccccaacaggattccagccaaccTTATTCTTAATCTGCactattttttatgttttgttttgaagcCTTATTTCAAGTTAGTAGTGTATATTCATATTCTGTCTTGATTGTGCTAATTTCCTTCTTTATTATTTAACTCCAAACTGAATTTTGACCAGACTCTCATACTAGCACGCATAAacagtggccaagtcagaccttgGCATGTCCCATGTAATGTTCTTATTACAATTTTGGCATTTACACTGTCACCAGTGATTACAATCAttttcatatggctgtgtggcagtTGTGGGTCATCTGGATCTTTAAAGCAAAGGCATATATTAACTAAAGTAATTTTAGGCATCAATAAAACATGAGCTGATTATTTCCAGTTTTATCACGAATTATAATTTAAATATAGAATGAGAATGTAAGCATATGTGGCtgaatttatttcatttatacaaTGAGgttaataaactttgttttgatgTCAGCATTAATATGCAAATACTTAGGCGGCACATGCAAAATGTGCATACAACTGCAGTATCAGAGAATCTTTATACTTTCCAGTCTTATTTCAATCCATCAAGACTAAGTCTCTCTGCTGTCAAAATTACACAAGGGTAAAGCAACATACAACTATTACTTCACATAGGTCATAATTTTCCCAACTTTGAAGTCTTGCAAATTTCGCCAGTTTCTCCACctacttgtgtgtatgtgtctacTTTTGCTCTTTCTCCgaataagtttttaaaatattcatgcaTAACAGCCATATGCATTTAAAGTAGCTAAATGCATTTTCAAGAAACACATGAACCAGCATTCTGAGCTTGCAAACTAAGAGATCTGGAGATAGGCAGGTTTGGAAAGACTGTGATGAAGAAGCAATGCAGTGATGAACAGCAGCAACAAGAGTAGGGTGAGCTGAGGTCAATCACCAGGGTGTCTCTGTAGCAGAGAGGTGATGTTAAGGGTGGGCCATGTCATTAACAAAACAATCCAACAGAAGGAAAAAGCAAGACAGGGAAAAAGAGACAGGAACAggcaaaaggaaggggagggatgCAAGAAGAAAAGGTACAACACTGATGAGAAGCAGGCAGGCACTAGTGAGTGAAGGAACTCAGTTTTCAAAGTGCTACAGACAGCCTTATAGAGGAACTCTAGCTGTGTGTCAGAGTACATGATTTCTATGCCACTTCAATCCCTGACACTCTTATTTTAAGAAGTAATTAGCTAAATATAAAATACTTCTCCGTGAAACCCTGAAAAGATGCCATTGGAGTAGGGAATATTACATTAGATAGACAAACAGTCTGACCTAGCATGAAGTGGTTAATTGTGCTGTTAATTGTGCCTAGCAGGAATGAGGAGGATGAGACTGCCATAAATGCATTTAAATTGGAGGAATGCAACCCACATCAGTCCGTCACAGGCAAGTTACATGAGAAGAATTCCTGTCATTTCTGCCAAAATTGTATCTCTACCATGTggtgtgttccttcaagttacctgttgacttatggtgaccccatgaattaaacagaattttcttaggcatggtcggtttgccagttccttccttggaaatatAGCCTGCAATTCCTGGTATTCACTAGTGGGTTGTCATCCAAATACCAcctagtattatttattttatttatttattagcgacatttatatcccgcccttctcaccccgaaggggactcagggcggtttacaagtatatatacatacaatatatattttacgattatattgcaatattattagtaataatagtagtaataatattattagtacttggatgggagatcaccagtctctctgcttagcttccaagat
This sequence is a window from Anolis carolinensis isolate JA03-04 chromosome 6, rAnoCar3.1.pri, whole genome shotgun sequence. Protein-coding genes within it:
- the LOC134300010 gene encoding nanos homolog 2-like — its product is MGGSNVKGLEPLPLYIKQRLRLQYVAFSVCPHQGRIGTMLSRSAMHVPHYAPSMFREFDRWKGYLSLAKVVTEIIAERKKVPFPSQSLDTMEYDMQLVLNEDNFETASQWVNGSSSSSKSSKGSANGQASQNKEICNFCKHNGESKQVYSSHRLKGMDGTVECPILRKYTCPLCGATGEKAHTLKYCPLSQGKRSLYRKCGRNSAGRKVWRMEAQFS